A section of the Candidatus Anoxymicrobium japonicum genome encodes:
- a CDS encoding aerotaxis receptor Aer codes for MKRKDIIPTSQERPMRENDFIVSKTDLTGRITYGNEIFIEFSGYSEEELLGSQHNIIRHPDMPRAVFHLLWDYLSKDREIFAYVKNMSKDGGYYWVFAQVAPMKDANNKKIGYTSVRRMPNPKAIPIVAEVYRSMLEAERKAGARDAISASGAVLGAVLKDKGVSYEELINVLQAL; via the coding sequence ATGAAGAGAAAAGACATCATCCCAACAAGCCAGGAACGGCCCATGCGGGAAAATGATTTTATCGTTTCCAAGACGGACCTGACTGGACGTATTACCTACGGCAATGAAATTTTCATTGAGTTTTCCGGGTATAGCGAAGAAGAGTTGCTTGGCAGCCAACATAACATTATCCGCCACCCTGATATGCCCAGGGCGGTGTTTCATTTGCTTTGGGATTACTTGTCGAAAGACAGGGAGATATTCGCTTACGTCAAGAATATGTCAAAAGATGGCGGCTACTACTGGGTGTTTGCGCAAGTTGCACCCATGAAAGACGCGAACAATAAAAAAATCGGTTACACCTCGGTTCGCCGTATGCCTAACCCCAAAGCGATTCCAATTGTGGCAGAGGTTTATCGCAGCATGCTGGAAGCGGAGCGGAAAGCCGGTGCCAGGGATGCTATCTCAGCTTCCGGCGCGGTTCTGGGTGCGGTGTTAAAAGACAAGGGCGTTTCATACGAGGAGCTGATCAATGTTTTACAAGCACTTTAA